In Brachyhypopomus gauderio isolate BG-103 chromosome 2, BGAUD_0.2, whole genome shotgun sequence, the DNA window TCGGTTGCCATGACGCCTGCAGTTCATGAATCTGATTAGCTAGgagacaacctcacacacacacacacacacacacacacacacagcgccgtGTGCGGACACTTGAGACAAGATTTTCTGCCTCTTGtgcctgtgagacatttatctaacgtgtttgatattttcagGCACGCGTGCCCGAAATCTCACCGTGCGCGCTCGACTGAGCAATTTGGCTCAGCAACATTTcgtcaccagccaattggaagctcgcttggagtcacatgacacttcggcgttaacgccgttaacggcccgccactaatcaaaagtaaagaaagaagttgaacaaataataaataacaacatgagatataagatagttaacatggcttattacatcgaatttggcgatagaacaaaaataataataatttaatttatttatgaaaCACATAGCAGCATTTTCATTTGGTTGAGACACCATATCCCGACGACACTGAattgattaaattattatttttttgaaaaagtggcccgggagttcctgggagactggcccactatattttatatatatagtgtatatgacagcttttattaattaattccagcaataacatgattacaaagccacatagtggcataacaaaataactaacaaacttaacatcttgaccctgacaaaatcTCAGCTTTTCAGCGCCACCGTTACGTTTTgtagtttgtttagaccctggcttagactgcttcatctttacggcaatgcggatttattttttcacatttcagtagtgtgaaccgtgtcgcggagggatcacatgatgagCTAGAGAGAATCTGCCTATTGATAATTGTGTTTTTACATTACTAAACATATTaattttaaacataaaaaaacaaaaacaagaggtaaccaaccaaacaaacaagcatTCAAAACCAATTTTTTTCCAACCACTGTTATACCtgccagtggcgtgcacacatagacaccaggtggtgctaaagcaccaccaactctgccctttatcaacgaaagtgcccttttgaaaattcgggtttttatttatttatttatttttatcattttactgaggtcggtttgaaatgatcttttgaaaacctgaatcattaaaaacaaagccctgaaatgagccaccacctcgcacatgcccgacctctctcttcctttaacaccagatgcgcagtttagttcagcgagtggaTGGAAGCgttttcagcacagcacacatggtcacagatagacttcttctcccgtgccccaccagccaggttacatacacatcaagtcaaatcgtaccgtttgccctctaagcccaacgtgaaatcattttcttgtgcagtaaaatgtctcatacagcaccaaactactaagcatttttagacgactggtcacctgataaactagtcgctctagcccaaatcaatgatagataacgtgaggacgaccacatacaaataattaaggtagagtttgaaAATCTATGTGCTAAGCTGAACgtactgttgtataggttttgttaggcaacataaattaacacattcatttgtgaaagaagaaacgggaagttccccattacctgtgaaaaatgcccatctgcattcatgtaatgacaacactcagtagcctataactccttctcctactttttggtctttttattgtcttaattgtaggcctatattgatttaaattgtaaaatatatgcaacaaggcctgcagacagtggagggtaaacagaagttaactgaaggacatgactgtatatagttaatattggatatgaattatatcagttggctgtgtgacttttgtccattgaaaactcacgtttagagaatgttacaaataaaagtcaaatttcattcaacatgtgcttgtagtttttttttatttgcgctaaaaagtgcccttcaaatcccccccccccgagcacttgccccccgaaatgtctgtgcacgccactgataCCTGCTATGACGATGACTATGTGGCaaagttttcttttcttttcttacttgaatttaatttaatttaattgaaaTTATTCGTAATCACAGCACAGAATTGCCGTTACTGTTGATCTCCCCAAAAATATTGGACAAAATATTGGAGGCGTTGGACGATTACAGGTTGACCTGTGTCTCCATCTTCTGGTGACATAATATAATAGCAATACTTTTTgcaaatgcattttaaaaaggTTAGTAACAACAGCTGTTCCCAACATTTTTTGCGCCACTGACCGTTATTTGGGGGTAAATACGACGAAATAAAAGCACGGACGGATGTAATTGGGAGAGAATCCCaattttaaaaaatctaaataaaacATCACTCAGACTCTGATCTTCGATAAAAAAAATGATGACAATGATGATGACAATTGATGatgacaattattattattgttgttgaatTACAAGTACAAAAGAAAAAGTCACCTGTATATGATTTTTTATAAATCAGTTTTATTTGACCATTAGGATATATTTTTGCCTTAGCAAAAGGTTTCAGACTCACATAAGAAAATAGATAAAACTTATTCAAAGTATTTAACTGAATGTtacatttgcaaaatgtactaACAGAATGTATTATATATTTTGTAACAGGGCCACTAAAAATCTTATTTTGATTTGCAGCAAATTTGATTAAAATGCTATGCTTAACACATTAACTTAAAACCATATATGCATAAAATGCTGTGGCTATTCATGCAAGCTTTACTTTAATTTAACTAGAGTGACCAAGCACCCATAAATGAGAGAGATGACAAAGAGTGCAATGAAGGTGAAGGTTGTGTTCCAGGTGTCTTCAACACTATCTTGGCTGATGGGTTGAGAAAGGTTCTCATCAAAAAATATGGTCTCTTGTAAGGTTTCTGAAACAATAAAGAAAATTTGAGGGAAAGTTGTACCTAAAAGACAGGAAGCCCTTTCCAAATCTCTTACATATACAATTACAGGTATAAAGTACCTGTTGTCAGGTAAGACAAATGCCTTTCTTTTCATAAGGTATTAAAGAATGCAGATACTTCTATCAGTCTTTATGTTTTCCATGTGCAAAGGAAATAATTTGATAATTTGAATTTTGTTTcaaattagggttagggttaggactcTCGTCATTACTACTGTTTCATTATCTTGACAGACCTCATCATTCTTGTTCCAAACTTCAAGCATTTTGTTAAACAATCACCTTCTTTAGAGATCCTCTGAGTAACAGTGCCAGTTGTGTGTTCAACCTGGCAAATGTATGTAGTTCCTGCCTTCCAGTCAGTAGCACCAACTTGCAGGCGGCTCTGAACCATGAATTTCCCAGCAGTGTCCTTGGCCAGatgagtggtggtgttgggCTGCACAGCCTCACCGTCTTGGAGCCAGGTGATGTTAATGGCAGATGGGCTGTAATTGGATGCCAGGCACACCAGCTCATCAGAGTGCCACAGAAGGTCCACAGCAGGCCTGGATTTGACCACTGAAGCTAGGTGGCAGACAGAACAGAGTAATGGATAAAACAGACAATTAATTCACACCAAAGTCAGTCAAATTAGTCAGATATTGGCTGCATAGTTGCATGTAATTGTTTGGAAACAAAACATGATCTtgaaaatgaataaattaaGCAATTACTAGGGATGCTGCTGACTATCGGTGTTTCTGATGACTGGTGGCTGACTATGCAAGAATAAGAGTTATCCTCGTGGCCTGGTTCTGCTAACGTCAGCACGCTGTGCATGTTGAAATCTGTGCCCACAGTGCAGCCCCCTATTGGACTGTTGGAGAAGCGGGATTCATCCAGCCTCTCCCCATTCAGCTCCCAGTAGACAGAAATCTCAGCAGGGTAGAACCCAGAGATCAGGCAGAGCAGAGTCTTGTCATGGGGTCCTGACAAATACCTGTCACTGGGTTGAAGGATTTGGACAGTTGGCCGTTTAGGGTCTGAGGAGCATAAGTCAAAGAAGAACTttgaaaaacacacactatgTCTGAATAGTAAATGTACCTGGGACAGGTGATAATTCCCAGTAAATTAAAGTAATTTTCTTGCATGAGTAAAACTCTGAAGTTCTTCAAAGAGACCAAAACTTGAAATGAAGAAAAATTGTGCTAAGATCAAAATTTTCCTcaccaaaaaataatttaatagaATTTGATGTCCACTTTGTATTATGGGTTTGGTGAACTGTACAGGAGACGGAGTCATCTTGGGTTTTATATTCTTCAGGAGTAGTTAGGTGTCTGGTGACGGTGTGCACATCTTTGGCCAGGTCCACATACTGACGAGAGATCTCAGCTGTTGTGGACTGGAAGGTGACGGCGAGCTCACCAGAGGGGAGATCATTACCTACACATTCCAGCACAGCTCTGTCTGCAAAATGTCTTCTGATCAGCACAGAAGGATTCCCCTGTAGAGGTTCTGAGGAACACGAACACATTACACCATGGTCTATTACATGTCTTTCACAGTGGAGCTACATGTATAGGGAAGTGCTCAGACATGTGGGGTTAGCTTAACATTTTTCACGGACATAAAATGCTCACCAACGACACTGATGGTTTTTTGCTCATTGGAGAAGCATGGATGTTCAGCTTTGCATGTGACTGTCTTGAAGGACTGCCACTCTCTTACTGTGACAGTGAGATGGCTAACAAGTACATAAGTGCTCCTGGGTTGGCTTTGCGTCTGTTGTTGGGTAATCGGAGGCGGCTTCTTTATGTCTTCATCCAAGATCCATGAAATTTTGGCGTCGTACACTGATTCAATAGTACATGAAGCTGTGATCTGCTCATCTGTTAATATTGACTTGAGATTAGGTTTGGCTAGATGTATTTGTGGCTTGACCGATGGATTAACTGAAACATCAAAAGAACATTTTAATTGCAATCAGTTATCAATCAACGattatctctgtctgtctctctttctttctctctctctctcgctctctctctctctctctctctctctctatatatatatatatatatatatatatatatatatatatatatatatatatacacacacacacacacacacactgtatataatatatacccTTTTCAATACTGCCCACAGTTTAATTACCTGCACAAACACTGGTGCTCTTCTGGacagattttttaaaatcttCATCATGAATTTCACATTTGTATATTGTGCCGTGGTTCCAGTCTTGCTGTGACACTGATATTTCACTGAACACTCTTCCCTGTCCATCCGCTTGCATCATGCTTTCAGAAGCAGCATTGTGCTTCTCCACAGAATTGACAAACCATTTAATTTTGGGGTTGAATCCAGTTCCAATGCACTGCAGTTTTTGCTGGTCTGATACAGACTGTCCAAAAATAGGAACCACTGAGAGTTCCACAGAAGGGTCACCTGGAAAACAACTCAGATGTTTTAGCCTGGTCAGCTAAACATGATTTTCTGGCTGAAGTCCTTCAATTAAACCTAAACTTGAAATGGAGGACAACTGGAAAAATGTGCTGAGATAAAAATTTTCCTcaccaaaaaataatttaatagaATTTGATGTCCACTTCTTATTATGGGTTTGGTGAACTGTACATGAGACGGAGTCATCTTGGGTTTTATATTCTTCAGTAGTTACGTGTGTGGTGACGGTGTGCATATCTTTGGGCAGGTCCACATACTGACGAGAGATCTCAGCTGTTGTGGACTGGAAGGTGACGGCGAGCTCACCAGAGGGGAGATCATTACTTACACATTCCAGCACAGCTCTGTCTGCAAAACGCCTTCTGATCAGCACAGAAGGATTCCCCTGTAGAGGTTCTGAGGAACATGAACACATTACACCCTGGTCTATTACATGTCTTTCACAGTGGAGCTACAAGTATAGGGAAGTGCTCAGACATGTGGGGTTAGCTTAACATTTTTCACGGACATAAAATGCTCACCAACGACACTGATGGTTTTTTGCTCATTGGAGAAGCATGGATGTTCAGCTTTACATGTGACTGTCTTGAAGGACTGCCACTCTCTTACTGTGACAGTGAGATGGCTAACAAGTACATAAGTGCTCCTGGGTTGGCTTTGCGTCTGTTGTTGGGTAATCGGAGGCGGCTTCTTTATGTCTTCATCCAAGATCCATGAAATTTTGGCGTCGTACACTGATTCAATAGTACATGAAGCTGTGATCTGCTCATCTGTTAATATTGACTTGAGATGAGGTTTGGCTAGATGTATTTGTGGCTTGACCGATGGATTAACTGAAATATCAAAACAATGTTTAAGTTGCGATTATTGATTGTGGAAGATAAATTTGCGTGTTTGAATCAAGCATAATTTAATTCAACGATTTTTCTGTTGTTGTGAACTTACCTTTGCACTTACTCAGGGATGTTATAGTCTCCACAGAATTATGGGTAGCTTTACATCCATACTCTGTTCCTTTATTCCATTCTTTTGCTTCAATGTCAATTCTGCTTATTTGAGTGTAGGTCATATTCTTTGATTTATCACTTTTAAATTTCTTCACATTTGGAGTTTTTTGCAATGTCACTGACTCACCCTCAAACCACTGTACCGTAAGCTTGTCAGGATAAAAGTCCTCCACAGTACAAAACAGCTGAACTTGGTTACCATCTTCTTTACTGAGCAGATAGACGTTGGGCTTGTGCACATGCTGAACTATAAACCACGGGACAAAGTCAGTTCACGCAAGATGATAGCAGGACATTCAACATTTCTTTTCTAAAGAGGTTAGGCAGTTTATGTTTAATGGGACTGATGGAATGAACGCCAGTCACTGTCATTCCAAGCCTCATGAAACAAAAGCAAATGAGTCTTATGTTAGTGGTTTAGTGTATGTGCTATTTTGGGAGTTTTGAGCTGCACTGAAAAGGACACTGAAAGGGACAGGTGCAGAGAGGACGACCAGCAGGGACAGACATCAGTGAAcacagcaaacagttgacagaAACATTAAGCAACAGACACGCCTGAAAGACCCAAAAGGTCCCAAAAGCAGAACTGAAAGAACATCTGCCAACCCCCCGAGACTGAGAgggacacacacctgcacagggaCATGCGCTATATTTGCATGCCCCCatataatatacatataatataacaCACAATGTTTCCACTGTTATGTAAGTGCTTTTGTTTTCATGTTTCTAACTGCTACTTACAGCTTTATACAGTGAGCCATCAAATAAACCCTACATTGCTAAATGAAAAATGTTCCATTATAGATTAAGTAAaaccttaataataataataagaagaaaaagaaacacaatttgtatagcactttctTAAACAGTTTATAAAGTGCTTTGCAGAAAATACAATAAAGGCAGTATATAGCAAATAATAAAGCTTATTACACCCTGAAAACTATGACCTCAGCAAAGTCTTTACTAAAAATTTAAAAACtgtgaaaaagaaaacaaagttATATACATTCACATTTCCTTTTAAGCATTAAAAACAAATTTGACATAAATATTTTGTACGAGATTTATTCATTCAAAACCAAGAATTACATGACAGAATTTAAGTATTCTTAGAATTACACATTTAAAAATATGTAGTTAGTAGATAGTTGGTAAATGATAGTAAAGATGAGGCACAGGCAGGGGTGACACCGTGGGCTCATTTAACCTGTAATCAAAGGTTTGAAATACTTAGATTGTTCTATATTTAATTGATAAATGAGTAATCAATTAATAAACAAattctctatctctttctcacCTCTTTTTTCTATAAATGTAATACACAttgcataaaaataaatatcaataaaatgcaaaaatatGCAGTTTACAGATAATGTTACCTTCATTATTGTGACTCCAATGCTGTAGAACAgggtgatgaggaagaggaagacaaaGGTTAAGGCAGTGTTCTTCATGCAGCTGTCTTCTACATCGGGGGTTATCGACTCCATGTAGAATATGTCCATCATCATCGGGCAATCTACAAGGACAGACAGGAACACACAATAAAAAATATGAATCAAACAACCAAAAGACACACAAGAGTGAGCGCAGCCTTGTTATTGCCAGATACAATGCTCTCTCACCTGAAGATGATTCGAGGGAGTAATTGCACTGTATTTTAAGAACAGATGTAGAAGTTCATGTACAAGTACCTTTCAGTGAAGTACACCAGGTTTCCAAACAAAAAGGTCATTTTGGACACAgggccttcatcagctgtgaggACCACCAAATACTGCATTGCTTGCACTGCTGATTGTGCCCATATATGTTGAGACTCAATACATGAGTGGGGCCCAGAAAGGCATTGACAAAACACCAGAAGAACCAAGCACCAGCTACTGGTGAATAAAACAGTCACTCCAAACCAAACAGACCATTTACTACAATAAAACCTATGATTCTGTCCTCCACACATGGAGCCTAGAATGTCTGAAACTTTATAACATCCACAGAGCTTTCTTCAAGAACTATAGGTCAACTTCAGACCAATGGCATGAGTCACCATCAAGTGTGAGATTAAACAAGGAGATTCGCTTTTCCAGCTTCTGCATTGCTCTGAACCTCTCAGTGAAATCATCACCCAGGCTGACTATGGATCAATACATATGGAGTCACCGTGAGCCACCTCCTCTTCATGGATGACATCAAGCTGTATGGCAGACAGAAGTTGTGAGAAGTCAGCTGAATGGAGCGAGTAAGATCTGGGGTGCCAACACTCTACCAGTCGTCAGATACCCTACTGACATAATCAGCTGGACAAGGGAAGATAATCTGACCACTGACACTAAATCCAGGAAAATCCTCACAATGCACCATGACCTTCAGTGCAGTACCGGCTGTAGGAGGAACCATCATGGGAGGATAAACCCCTGCACAGTGTTTACCACTGGGAAATAGCGGAAGTGACAGATTCTACCAATGGCAGGAAAAGGATGGACTGAAAGACCACACAGAGGCACTAATCATGGAAGGAGAGGAACAAACTTGGAATATGAGATCCATAGAAGCTAGGatctaccacacaccacacaggacCCCAGATGCCATGGCTGGCATAGTATATAGAAACATATCTACCAAGTGCAGGCTGTAAGTTCTTAAATGAAAGATCCTGGTATAGGTGGAGGATGACCAAGCTAAGACCAAGTGGCATTTCCAGAGGCAGACTGACAAAATGGTATCGGCTCAAAAACGTAGATGTTTCAATCGTAACATTCATTCCATGGTTGGATCAGTTATTTCTATTTGAATGTCCTTTTTttattgctgccatagcaacaactagCTATGCAAACAGATATGTCTTTAGTACAATGTCTATTCGTATTTTAATGCCTTGCCTCTGATTTAAACAtctacattttcatatatacaATGGTTCCTCCTTTTATTTCAGAAGAACTTTGTTTGTACAGCTGATGAAGTGCCTCTGTCCAAAACGTCCTGTTTCACTGGAAActctgtgtacttcactacaatttttaaTAACTAAATCCAACCTAAATACCCTGCAGTTACTCAACTGAAATGATCTTCATATATATACATCATCATTTATTCGGTTCCAGCAAGCTCTACAAGTACCACAGTCACACTCTTTACTCCACTTGTGAGGTGGAGCATGAAGTTCTTCCCACAGTCACAGCCCAGAGTCCAAGACCTTCTACCAACAACATCGTAGGAGATGCTTGTACTCTTTGGATGATGAAGCTTTCTTCTAAATTtttatctaaccctaaccctaacccagaaaACCAAATGTATAGTCACTGATAAAAACGTCACTGATAAAAAAATGGGTGTTTTAAACTGAACATAGGACTTCTAGCACATGTGTGAACCAAGGTCCCATGAAGTGGAAAAATAAAAGTTAACTGGTAACTGGTAACTGCAGATAGAGATATAAAAatagtaaagtacacaaagtatatatatatatacactattagatatacacaaatatatatacattaatacactatatatatacactaataCACTATTAGAGCTGATTGAATGTATGTTCTTTACATACAGTACATTAAAGTCATAAAGGTATTTTTATCTAATGGCTAATGGTGTTCAACAAGATGCATGCAGTTCAACAGGAAAATGACCAGGGTTACAGAATTGTAACTGGGTTCGGCTACTAGATGCTTAAATATCATGTACCACTTTTCATGTTTTTCACttatatacatatttaagtAATTTTTGATGAACTGAAGGTAAGGTTATCACTTGAAATTCACATGACacattaacacattaacaaAGCATTATCATTTCAGCTTGCTAAAATAATCGATGAAACAAAATGGTGTATGATATTGCTCTTTTGTTATGCAGTATCTATGTCTGAATATTCTTTTCCCATGTAATACTATAGGCTACTTTGAAGATGCTTCCTTTTGGATCCTATGTTTGCTCAAGTGAACAAGACGCCTTCTGTTAGCTTATTAACCACAAGAAGGCAATAGGTGAAACTGACTTGCTAGTGAAAAAATTTGAATTACCACTGAATATCTTGGCTTGCTAAGGATAAACCAGTGCAGATGtaaattgttttaattattataaccttttaaaataaatgattaaataatgtataattaaTAATCACTATCACCAACAGCAAACTGGACAAacatcacaaaacacacaaacacacaagcagacTGCCAAAATGGGGGGTCAAAATTCTCCAGCCCAAATATGAACATTATGTCActcttttttagtttttttactAAATATTGGACGGGTAAAGATGATGGTCTAATGAGGgctaatgtttcattttgtctttgtagaTGATTCTATAAGACTAATATAAAAGTACATTACATGCTGATTTTTGTACCACTGATTTTTTTGTGGTGTCCCCACTTTCTTAAGGAACCAATAaaaatttgtatttttattattattgagaGTATTAGTTATTTGAAAAACTGCATTAAATAGACCAATAAGTAAACTTCATTTAGAGTGAGTGACACATTACTGCAGCAAATTGCTGCAAAGTTAGAATTCTTCagtaataaatgaataaaagtgTATATTCCCATATGTTCCTTAAGCTGAATGGTAGTCCAGGTGCAGTGATATTTTAGGAAACATATTTGGGCTTAGGGCACGTATAAATAGAGATAAAGTAATTAAAGTATTTATATACTGCACAGGACATATGCTGAAATACTTTTTATTAGAATTGTTTCAGTTTAAAATTGCATCAAACACATTGCAATAAGAAAGCGAGAAGACACAAGCATTGGACACATTTAAGGACAAAGACATGGTGCTGTTTAAAACAATGAATATAATTATAAAGACAGAAAGCCAACaaagaacaacaacaaactAAAACGAGCGTGACTAGTGGACGTGAGACACATCCTAAGATCCTCTGCAGCCTGACGGGACGTTCATGCTGAAGTTCACTAAGGTGGGTGTTTTGGACTTATTGTCGATTGTCCTGGCTATGAGGCGCACACTCTGGTCATTAGCCTCGTGGTATACTACACAGCTGTATACCACTGTGTTCTGTTCCCAATCATCATACTGGACTAGAAGCTGGCTATAAACCGAAAAGTGGCCACCTCTCTCAATCACGCTAGTGGTCCTCTGATTATCTCCTTCCACTGGTTTGTCATTAGCAAGCCAAATCACAGCCACCTCTTTAGGGTAGAAGTTTTTCACGTAGCAAGTCAGGGTCGCCCATTGGTCGTCAGGGCTGTTCTCTGGTGGAGCGAGCAGATACACTGAGGGGCACTGAAGGGCACCTCCTGAAAACACCAGATCAGAGTTCAAGTCAAAACACACATCCTGGTTCTCCCTCTGCAGTTTATTTTCCCCTTCGTGGGACCTTGGTTCACACATGTGCAAGAAGACCTATGTTCAATTTAAAACACCCATtcaataacttttttttttatcagagaGTACACATTTGGTTTCCTGGTTTTTGATAAAAAGATATCAGTCCTTGTAGATAAAAAATTCAAAACAGCTTCATCATCCAAAGAGTAAAAGTGTCTCTTACCATTTTGTCGGTAGTAGGTCTTGGACGTTGTGGTTGTGGGAAGAACTTCATGCTCCACCTCACAAGTGTACCGTGTGCCGTTGCTCCAGTCCTCGTAGCTGATGGGAGCGATGACTGTGACTATGGTACTTGTAGGGCTTGCTAGAACCGATGAAATGTCTTTGCCCTCACTCATCCACTTAATGCTTTTGAAACCTTTAGGTCCATTAGCATTGCACTGGAGTTCACCACCTCTGTTCAGCAGCATGTCCGTTGTGGACGGACCCTTAATGTCAATCTCAACTACATTGTCATCTGTAACAACTGTATAAAAACAGGCAGTCATAAATGTTTAAAGAATGTGTAAAAAAacggaaaataaataaattggtaCTTTGGTTCTGTGTTATAAAATCTGGGTATGTTAATACGTTACTGAGTTCAATCATATGTCATAACTGGTTTCTAAAACCAGCACCAGCTaacaaaaggaaaaaatcaTACATACCAGAAAACTTGGCCTCTCTGGCAAAGGTCCATTTGCTTTGCTTGAATTCACATTTAATTGGAGATGGTGAATACATCCACTGGTTGGCGTTGATTTTCAAAATGCTCACGGCGGTGAAATTGTTTTTTCCCTCATTTAAAATGAGGTCTGTGGACTGTGCGCTGATGTCCAGATCTTCACGTTTCCATTTAAATTCATATGTTTTAGGTGAGAAATGACTGGCTAAGCAGACGAAGGTAGCGGTCCCGTTCTCTAACTCCGTTTCAGTAGGGGTTGTTAGAAGCAGAGATGCAGGATGCTCAGGCACAACTGGAAAACAAACATAGACATCTATGCAGCAGCTAGAACTGCAGGTTGCAGAGGGAAATGTTTCATGTTGCCACAGTATTTGAGGCAAGTGAATCTCAAATTTAATCTGACCTGATCAATCTTCTTAGGAGAAGACTGCTGTTAGTGCATACACATACTTCATATACTTGCTACAGTGCACTGCTCACATTTTAATGCATAGCTCCTGTTATAATACCTCTGCCTGCATGATAGTAAGTACTAACTATATTAGTATATTAGGTTTTACCTACATTGTAGTGCATACTGTGGCAACAAGCAAGCAAGAAATAAGCAACAGAGGAAAAAAGAGGACAGATTTTATTCTAGATTGACAGAGAAAGAATGCAAAAAATGAATAATCTCAGGAATTAAATGTTGGTTTGCCATTTTgaaatctatatatatatatatatatatatatatatatatatatatatatatatatatatatatatatacagtgtgtgtgtgtgtgtgtgtgtgtgtgtgtgtgtgcgcgctatTTGGGATAAATCCAGGTTAGGCGCTTCAACTAGACATTTGGGGAAAAGGTGCCGACTTTATCAAATCCTCAAATCCTAAACTTACAGAAAATAATTCTGTAATAAGCCAAGGTAGCTAGgcatttctctttttttgcaATGCTCacgctgaaatgaaatgaaaatacaCCTTACCATGTGC includes these proteins:
- the LOC143483817 gene encoding uncharacterized protein LOC143483817 isoform X2, with translation MMTVTSGVQSAPASIFAVSQCGSGSDGFHTLGCLTSGFSPADSLKVKWADPKGTEISDSIQYPAILTNGAYMSLSYVRVKASEWNSEQPFKCTAEHPAGSKTETLKKEVQHVHKPNVYLLSKEDGNQVQLFCTVEDFYPDKLTVQWFEGESVTLQKTPNVKKFKSDKSKNMTYTQISRIDIEAKEWNKGTEYGCKATHNSVETITSLSKCKVNPSVKPQIHLAKPHLKSILTDEQITASCTIESVYDAKISWILDEDIKKPPPITQQQTQSQPRSTYVLVSHLTVTVREWQSFKTVTCKAEHPCFSNEQKTISVVEPLQGNPSVLIRRRFADRAVLECVSNDLPSGELAVTFQSTTAEISRQYVDLPKDMHTVTTHVTTEEYKTQDDSVSCTVHQTHNKKWTSNSIKLFFGDPSVELSVVPIFGQSVSDQQKLQCIGTGFNPKIKWFVNSVEKHNAASESMMQADGQGRVFSEISVSQQDWNHGTIYKCEIHDEDFKKSVQKSTSVCAVNPSVKPQIHLAKPNLKSILTDEQITASCTIESVYDAKISWILDEDIKKPPPITQQQTQSQPRSTYVLVSHLTVTVREWQSFKTVTCKAEHPCFSNEQKTISVVEPLQGNPSVLIRRHFADRAVLECVGNDLPSGELAVTFQSTTAEISRQYVDLAKDVHTVTRHLTTPEEYKTQDDSVSCTVHQTHNTKWTSNSIKLFFDPKRPTVQILQPSDRYLSGPHDKTLLCLISGFYPAEISVYWELNGERLDESRFSNSPIGGCTVGTDFNMHSVLTLAEPGHEDNSYSCIVSHQSSETPIVSSIPTSVVKSRPAVDLLWHSDELVCLASNYSPSAINITWLQDGEAVQPNTTTHLAKDTAGKFMVQSRLQVGATDWKAGTTYICQVEHTTGTVTQRISKEETLQETIFFDENLSQPISQDSVEDTWNTTFTFIALFVISLIYGCLVTLVKLK
- the LOC143483817 gene encoding uncharacterized protein LOC143483817 isoform X3, with the protein product MSLSYVRVKASEWNSEQPFKCTAEHPAGSKTETLKKEVQHVHKPNVYLLSKEDGNQVQLFCTVEDFYPDKLTVQWFEGESVTLQKTPNVKKFKSDKSKNMTYTQISRIDIEAKEWNKGTEYGCKATHNSVETITSLSKCKVNPSVKPQIHLAKPHLKSILTDEQITASCTIESVYDAKISWILDEDIKKPPPITQQQTQSQPRSTYVLVSHLTVTVREWQSFKTVTCKAEHPCFSNEQKTISVVEPLQGNPSVLIRRRFADRAVLECVSNDLPSGELAVTFQSTTAEISRQYVDLPKDMHTVTTHVTTEEYKTQDDSVSCTVHQTHNKKWTSNSIKLFFGDPSVELSVVPIFGQSVSDQQKLQCIGTGFNPKIKWFVNSVEKHNAASESMMQADGQGRVFSEISVSQQDWNHGTIYKCEIHDEDFKKSVQKSTSVCAVNPSVKPQIHLAKPNLKSILTDEQITASCTIESVYDAKISWILDEDIKKPPPITQQQTQSQPRSTYVLVSHLTVTVREWQSFKTVTCKAEHPCFSNEQKTISVVEPLQGNPSVLIRRHFADRAVLECVGNDLPSGELAVTFQSTTAEISRQYVDLAKDVHTVTRHLTTPEEYKTQDDSVSCTVHQTHNTKWTSNSIKLFFDPKRPTVQILQPSDRYLSGPHDKTLLCLISGFYPAEISVYWELNGERLDESRFSNSPIGGCTVGTDFNMHSVLTLAEPGHEDNSYSCIVSHQSSETPIVSSIPTSVVKSRPAVDLLWHSDELVCLASNYSPSAINITWLQDGEAVQPNTTTHLAKDTAGKFMVQSRLQVGATDWKAGTTYICQVEHTTGTVTQRISKEETLQETIFFDENLSQPISQDSVEDTWNTTFTFIALFVISLIYGCLVTLVKLK